The Rhodocytophaga rosea genome has a segment encoding these proteins:
- a CDS encoding M1 family metallopeptidase — MIKYSFIAAFFFTLFFKIYILKAQSPSLYTPIDIQKVYKKNTRSLNGVPGPAYWQNRSDYVIKASIDPQTHILTGEENITYLNNSPDTLQQLVIRLYPDVFKKGNIRDEAVNPIDITEGVNIQKIQVNGNAIDLNASRPSVRRAGTNLFLQLSSPLPPAGKTTLDIQWSYSIPQKTHIRDGLYGASSYFIAYWFPQIAVYDDIDGWDTFNYTGTQEFYNDFGNFEVEITMPDEFIVWATGVLQNPDEILEKEYASRYKNARTSDEINKIITTDDRKKGEITLSKQAHTWKFKAEYVPDFAFATSDTYLWDATSVVVDKTTNRRTVVGAAYNPSSKDFYEVARYSRQCVEYFSSDLPGVPFPYPNLTVFNGSGGMEFPMMVNDGSYNLSGAAEVTAHEIAHTYFPFYMGINERKYAWMDEGWAQMLPNEMEFKLRPGDQRTFSPQMYNAQVLSGFAGNEMDMPLMVSSSLLTGSSYGYASYFRPGVAYSTLKEMLGDELFTKTLQEYMRRWNGKHPIPYDFFYTFNDVLKEDLNWFWKPWFFEAGYPDLAIKEVQTQSKKTKITVEKKGTIPVPLVVSITFTDGSQEVIKESIRIWQKGAREFTVEKQFGKTIKKVELGALQIPDAVADNNVYVVK, encoded by the coding sequence ATGATAAAATACAGCTTCATTGCCGCATTTTTTTTCACCTTATTTTTTAAAATTTACATACTAAAGGCACAATCTCCCAGCCTGTACACGCCCATTGACATTCAGAAAGTTTACAAAAAAAATACCCGCAGTTTGAATGGCGTCCCAGGACCAGCTTACTGGCAAAACCGTTCAGATTATGTAATTAAAGCTTCCATTGACCCACAGACGCATATACTCACCGGAGAAGAAAATATTACTTATCTTAACAATAGTCCCGATACTTTGCAGCAACTGGTAATACGCCTTTATCCCGATGTATTCAAAAAAGGAAACATCCGTGATGAAGCCGTAAATCCTATAGATATCACTGAAGGAGTAAATATCCAGAAAATACAAGTAAACGGAAATGCGATAGATTTAAATGCCTCCAGGCCATCAGTCAGAAGAGCAGGAACCAATCTTTTTTTACAGCTTTCCTCTCCGCTACCTCCTGCTGGTAAAACTACATTGGATATACAATGGAGCTATTCCATTCCTCAGAAAACCCATATCCGTGATGGGCTATATGGCGCCTCTTCCTATTTTATTGCCTACTGGTTTCCGCAAATCGCAGTATATGACGATATAGATGGTTGGGATACATTCAACTATACTGGTACACAGGAGTTCTATAATGACTTTGGAAATTTTGAAGTAGAAATTACGATGCCCGACGAATTTATTGTATGGGCGACCGGCGTTTTGCAAAACCCCGATGAAATACTTGAAAAAGAGTATGCCAGCCGCTATAAAAATGCCCGTACTTCTGATGAAATAAACAAGATTATTACGACCGACGACAGAAAAAAAGGCGAAATAACCCTTTCTAAACAAGCCCATACATGGAAGTTTAAAGCGGAATATGTACCTGATTTTGCATTTGCCACCAGTGATACCTATCTCTGGGATGCCACTAGTGTAGTAGTAGACAAAACAACTAACCGACGTACTGTAGTTGGTGCAGCCTATAACCCCAGTTCTAAGGATTTTTACGAAGTAGCTAGGTATAGTCGGCAATGTGTAGAATACTTCTCTTCTGACTTGCCTGGTGTTCCGTTCCCCTATCCAAACCTGACGGTTTTTAACGGCTCTGGCGGCATGGAATTTCCTATGATGGTAAATGATGGCTCATATAATTTATCGGGAGCTGCGGAAGTAACAGCGCATGAAATTGCCCATACCTATTTCCCCTTTTATATGGGCATTAACGAACGGAAATACGCCTGGATGGATGAAGGCTGGGCGCAAATGTTACCTAATGAAATGGAATTCAAACTCCGGCCAGGTGATCAGAGAACATTTAGTCCACAGATGTATAATGCGCAGGTATTATCAGGCTTTGCCGGCAACGAAATGGATATGCCGTTGATGGTATCTTCTTCCTTGCTTACTGGCTCATCCTATGGATATGCTTCGTATTTTCGTCCGGGGGTGGCGTATTCCACCTTGAAAGAAATGCTGGGGGATGAACTGTTTACCAAAACGTTACAGGAATATATGCGCCGCTGGAATGGAAAGCATCCGATTCCGTATGATTTTTTCTATACGTTTAATGATGTATTAAAAGAAGATTTAAACTGGTTCTGGAAGCCCTGGTTCTTTGAAGCTGGTTACCCTGATCTGGCTATTAAAGAGGTGCAGACACAATCTAAAAAGACAAAAATAACCGTAGAAAAGAAAGGTACCATACCGGTTCCGCTGGTAGTTTCGATCACTTTTACGGATGGATCACAGGAGGTAATCAAAGAATCTATACGTATCTGGCAAAAAGGAGCCAGAGAATTTACAGTTGAAAAGCAGTTTGGTAAAACAATAAAGAAAGTGGAGTTAGGTGCGCTTCAAATTCCTGATGCGGTAGCGGATAATAATGTGTATGTCGTAAAATAA
- a CDS encoding POT family MFS transporter produces MEATQTVEVKKKGSYPKSVPYIIGNEAAERFSFYGMRSILPIFLVNQFFNPARNPALQTVAEAQANEQTHFFVALAYTMPLVGGILADWFFGKYKVILYISLIYCIGHLTLALYENDLQMFTLGLVLIAFGAGCIKSCVSANVGDQFDESNQHLMSKVYGWFYFSINSGSVFATILIPVIYNSYGPAWAFGVPGILMALATLIFWLGRRKYRRVPPAGIQRNNFVFISVYALMNLGKKRKGQHWLDVAKAEYKEESVDGVKAVYNVLSVFAFIPIFWAMWDQNLSEWVLQATKMDLNVFGYTLLPAQVQTVNPAFLLTMIPIFTYLIYPFFDKIGIKTTPLRRIGAGLFLTALSFVVIALIQESIDAGGRPSVWWQILAYFILSAAEVLVSITGLEYAYTQSPKAMKSTMSAIWFLTVAVGNLFVSLVNGSISNKGFFAQLEGATYFWFFVGLMMAFVLLFVLVSGRIKERSYIVREE; encoded by the coding sequence ATGGAAGCAACACAAACCGTCGAAGTAAAAAAGAAAGGTTCTTATCCGAAAAGTGTTCCTTATATTATTGGCAATGAGGCCGCCGAACGTTTTAGTTTCTATGGCATGCGGTCTATCCTGCCTATTTTCCTGGTGAACCAGTTTTTTAATCCCGCCCGGAATCCTGCCTTGCAGACAGTGGCAGAAGCGCAAGCCAATGAACAAACTCACTTTTTTGTGGCATTGGCTTATACTATGCCACTGGTAGGGGGAATTCTTGCCGACTGGTTTTTCGGTAAGTACAAAGTAATTCTTTACATCTCTCTTATTTATTGCATAGGCCACCTGACGCTGGCTTTGTATGAAAACGATTTGCAGATGTTTACGTTGGGTCTGGTATTGATTGCTTTCGGCGCAGGCTGTATAAAATCCTGTGTTTCGGCCAACGTAGGCGACCAGTTCGATGAATCCAACCAGCACCTGATGTCTAAAGTCTATGGCTGGTTTTATTTTAGTATCAATTCCGGCTCTGTGTTTGCCACTATCCTGATTCCTGTTATTTATAATAGTTATGGACCTGCCTGGGCATTTGGCGTACCAGGTATCCTGATGGCGCTGGCTACGCTGATTTTCTGGCTAGGCCGGAGAAAGTACCGGAGGGTCCCGCCTGCTGGTATTCAACGTAATAATTTTGTATTTATATCAGTGTATGCTTTAATGAATCTGGGTAAAAAACGGAAAGGACAACACTGGCTGGATGTAGCCAAAGCTGAATATAAAGAAGAATCCGTAGATGGTGTAAAAGCCGTATACAATGTATTAAGCGTATTTGCCTTTATTCCCATTTTCTGGGCGATGTGGGACCAGAATCTATCCGAATGGGTATTACAAGCCACAAAAATGGACTTGAATGTATTCGGCTATACTTTATTACCTGCTCAGGTGCAGACAGTGAATCCAGCCTTCCTGCTGACCATGATTCCTATTTTTACCTATCTGATCTATCCATTTTTCGATAAGATAGGCATCAAAACCACGCCTTTGCGTAGAATTGGTGCCGGTTTATTCCTCACCGCTTTGTCATTTGTAGTGATTGCCCTCATTCAGGAAAGTATTGATGCTGGTGGAAGGCCTTCCGTCTGGTGGCAGATACTGGCCTACTTTATACTCTCAGCCGCAGAAGTACTGGTATCCATCACTGGCCTGGAATATGCCTATACGCAATCTCCCAAAGCGATGAAAAGTACTATGTCGGCCATCTGGTTTCTGACAGTAGCCGTTGGAAATTTGTTTGTTTCCCTGGTAAATGGCAGCATTTCTAACAAAGGCTTTTTTGCACAGCTGGAGGGCGCTACCTATTTCTGGTTCTTTGTAGGTCTGATGATGGCCTTTGTATTGTTATTCGTACTTGTGTCAGGCCGGATTAAGGAAAGAAGCTATATTGTGCGTGAAGAGTAG
- a CDS encoding GNAT family N-acetyltransferase: MIEPDAEAWYDILINPPQDINCAFPAYLFNEPIHLRQQPCQRFTTFYLFHKRRKRAEARFSFFVQDGKAVSPCRATFGSIEIHPSLPQQALDFFIQTINQYAVNRGVTEIHIKSYPFCYAPEPATHLTASLTREGYQISLTELNYHIPITLTPFESLLHASEKRRLKKCIGHGFVFAEELDPDLSAIYQMVKDTRLKGGFPISLSYTDFEQLFLRFPGIYQVFTVKDSNRIIALTVTVRINQDILYNFYPADDPEYRHFSPAVLLMKGVYEHGQEQQYSILDLGIATDQGEPNYGLIRFKRFIGGKSSLKLSFIKQIATP, translated from the coding sequence ATGATTGAACCAGATGCGGAAGCATGGTATGATATTCTGATCAATCCGCCACAGGATATAAACTGTGCGTTTCCAGCGTATCTGTTCAACGAACCCATTCACCTTAGACAGCAACCTTGCCAAAGGTTTACTACTTTTTATCTATTTCACAAACGCAGGAAAAGAGCAGAAGCCCGTTTCAGCTTTTTTGTGCAGGATGGAAAAGCGGTTAGTCCCTGCCGGGCTACTTTTGGTTCTATAGAGATTCATCCTTCGCTGCCTCAACAAGCCCTGGATTTTTTTATACAAACTATCAACCAGTATGCGGTGAATCGGGGTGTTACAGAAATTCATATTAAGTCGTATCCATTCTGTTACGCACCCGAACCAGCAACGCATCTGACAGCGAGTCTGACCAGAGAGGGTTATCAAATTTCTTTGACTGAACTCAATTATCATATTCCCATTACTTTAACACCTTTTGAAAGCTTGTTACACGCTTCGGAGAAAAGAAGATTGAAAAAATGTATTGGGCACGGTTTTGTATTTGCAGAGGAACTTGATCCGGATTTGTCAGCTATTTACCAGATGGTTAAGGACACCAGATTAAAAGGCGGCTTTCCAATATCGCTTTCATACACTGATTTTGAACAATTATTTCTGCGGTTTCCGGGAATTTACCAGGTATTTACGGTGAAAGATAGCAACAGAATTATCGCTTTAACAGTAACCGTCCGCATCAACCAGGATATTCTTTATAATTTTTATCCGGCAGATGACCCTGAATACCGCCATTTTAGCCCGGCTGTGCTGTTGATGAAAGGCGTATATGAACACGGCCAAGAGCAACAATACAGCATTCTGGATCTAGGTATTGCGACTGACCAGGGAGAGCCCAATTACGGATTAATCCGGTTTAAACGTTTTATTGGGGGGAAATCTTCGCTGAAGCTCTCATTTATAAAACAAATTGCCACGCCCTGA
- a CDS encoding N-acetylornithine carbamoyltransferase → MKHFLSVKDVPDLSALVKEALAQKQNPFGNKHLGQNKTLGLLFFNASLRTRLSTQKAAQNLGMEVMVMNVTQDSWGLEMQEGAVMNGDKAEHVKEGAAVIGQYCDIIGVRSFAGLTDKEKDCQDEVISQFVKYAGVPIVSLESALRHPLQSLTDVITIEEYKTKPRPKVVLTWAPHPKALPQAVPNSFSEWMNVANVDFIITHPEGYELDTEFTGKARITYNQKEAFEGADFIYAKNWSSYQQYGQIVSKDPAWTVNAEKMKLTNKAKFMHCLPVRRNVVVMDEVLDSPESIVIPQAGNRVWAAQAVLKEILTSLPGK, encoded by the coding sequence TTGAAACACTTTCTTTCTGTGAAAGACGTGCCTGATCTTTCAGCTTTGGTAAAAGAAGCATTGGCACAAAAACAAAATCCTTTTGGCAATAAACACCTTGGCCAGAACAAAACATTAGGATTGCTATTTTTCAATGCCAGCCTGCGAACCAGGCTCAGTACCCAGAAAGCGGCTCAAAACCTGGGGATGGAAGTAATGGTGATGAATGTAACGCAGGATAGCTGGGGACTAGAGATGCAGGAAGGCGCTGTGATGAATGGCGATAAGGCAGAGCATGTAAAAGAAGGTGCCGCTGTAATTGGCCAGTATTGCGATATTATTGGGGTACGTTCGTTTGCCGGCCTCACAGATAAAGAAAAAGACTGCCAGGATGAAGTAATCTCGCAGTTTGTAAAATATGCAGGGGTTCCGATTGTAAGCCTGGAATCAGCCTTGCGTCATCCCCTGCAATCGCTCACAGATGTGATTACCATTGAAGAATATAAAACCAAACCAAGGCCAAAAGTGGTACTTACCTGGGCACCTCATCCGAAAGCATTGCCCCAGGCTGTTCCCAATTCATTCTCCGAATGGATGAATGTAGCCAATGTAGATTTTATCATTACTCATCCCGAAGGCTACGAACTGGATACAGAATTTACTGGTAAAGCCAGAATTACTTATAACCAGAAGGAAGCCTTTGAAGGAGCTGATTTTATATATGCCAAAAACTGGTCATCCTACCAGCAGTATGGGCAGATTGTGTCTAAAGATCCTGCCTGGACAGTAAATGCAGAGAAAATGAAACTCACCAATAAGGCTAAATTCATGCATTGCCTTCCTGTACGCCGCAATGTAGTAGTAATGGACGAAGTGTTAGACAGCCCGGAATCCATTGTCATTCCACAAGCAGGTAACCGGGTATGGGCAGCACAGGCCGTGTTAAAAGAAATACTAACAAGTTTACCAGGTAAGTGA
- the argB gene encoding acetylglutamate kinase: protein MQELYIIKIGGNIIDDAASTDAFLKRFASLPFHKILVHGGGKVATQMASRLNIPTTMIEGRRITDQPMLEVVTMVYGGLVNKTLVAKLQANDCNAIGLTGADGACIVAKKREVANIDYGFAGDITAVNDKLLTSLLTQDLVPVIAPLTFDKQGTLLNTNADTMASFLAVALCKNFRVTLVYCFEKKGVLSDPQDDESVIDYISPEKYARLKNEGIISKGMVPKLDNAFHALHQGLEKVIICHADELNKVANSHSSHSGTVLTLEEIGG from the coding sequence ATGCAAGAACTCTATATTATTAAGATTGGCGGAAATATAATTGATGACGCAGCCTCAACAGATGCTTTTTTGAAACGCTTTGCCAGTTTGCCTTTCCATAAGATACTGGTACATGGCGGTGGAAAAGTAGCTACCCAGATGGCTTCCAGACTTAATATACCCACTACGATGATAGAAGGCCGCCGCATCACCGACCAGCCCATGCTGGAAGTGGTAACGATGGTATATGGCGGATTAGTCAATAAAACTCTGGTGGCAAAATTGCAGGCGAATGATTGTAATGCCATTGGTTTAACCGGGGCAGATGGCGCTTGTATTGTCGCTAAAAAACGGGAAGTTGCCAATATTGATTATGGTTTTGCTGGAGATATTACCGCCGTAAATGATAAATTACTTACCAGTTTGTTAACACAGGATCTGGTACCAGTAATTGCTCCGCTTACGTTCGATAAACAAGGCACCTTGCTCAATACCAATGCAGATACGATGGCTTCTTTTCTGGCAGTTGCGCTTTGCAAAAATTTCAGGGTAACGCTGGTATATTGTTTTGAAAAGAAAGGAGTATTATCCGATCCTCAGGACGATGAATCCGTGATTGACTATATCTCGCCTGAGAAATATGCCAGGTTGAAAAATGAAGGAATTATTTCCAAAGGAATGGTTCCCAAGCTTGATAATGCTTTTCATGCGCTACATCAAGGTTTAGAGAAAGTAATTATCTGCCATGCGGATGAATTAAATAAAGTTGCGAATAGCCATTCAAGCCATAGCGGAACAGTACTTACGTTGGAAGAAATTGGAGGCTAG
- a CDS encoding M20 family metallo-hydrolase, which produces MKNTLFPDALELLKNLITTPSFSREEEGTAAHIEDFFRNKHIPIQRLKNNIWAFNKHFDPALPTVLLNSHHDTVKPNPSWTLSPFEPLIQEGKLFGLGSNDAGGCLVSLMATFCHYYEKQDLKYNLLLAATAEEEISGTNGLELILPQLPDLEFAIVGEPTQMNMAIAEKGLMVIDCVAHGRSGHAAREEGDNAILKAIRDIEWITSYRFPEVSPFLGPIKMSVTIIQAGTQHNVVPDTCTFTIDVRTTEKYGNEQVLDVLKQNLISEVKPRSVRLKPSSIPLQHPIVQAGLQFNLSTYGSPTTSDQALLNIPSLKMGPGDSARSHTANEFIYLEEIEKGIDLYIRLLEKVII; this is translated from the coding sequence ATGAAAAATACCTTATTTCCAGATGCCCTTGAATTATTAAAGAATCTAATTACCACCCCCTCTTTCAGCCGGGAAGAGGAAGGCACAGCCGCTCATATCGAAGATTTTTTTCGCAACAAACACATTCCCATACAAAGATTAAAAAATAACATCTGGGCTTTTAATAAACATTTTGATCCTGCACTTCCCACCGTTCTGCTCAATTCTCACCACGATACTGTAAAACCCAATCCTTCCTGGACACTTTCACCTTTTGAGCCGCTTATACAAGAGGGCAAACTATTCGGATTGGGGAGTAATGATGCTGGCGGATGCCTGGTATCGCTGATGGCTACCTTTTGTCATTATTATGAAAAACAGGATTTAAAATACAACTTGTTATTGGCAGCTACAGCAGAAGAGGAAATTTCCGGTACCAATGGACTAGAATTGATTTTACCTCAGCTTCCCGATTTAGAATTTGCCATTGTGGGTGAACCGACCCAGATGAATATGGCCATTGCTGAAAAAGGACTGATGGTCATAGATTGTGTGGCCCATGGGCGTTCCGGGCATGCAGCCAGGGAAGAAGGTGATAATGCCATTCTAAAAGCCATCCGGGATATTGAGTGGATTACCAGTTACCGTTTTCCGGAAGTTTCGCCTTTCCTGGGTCCTATAAAAATGTCAGTGACTATTATTCAGGCTGGCACCCAGCACAATGTAGTACCAGATACTTGCACCTTCACGATTGATGTACGGACGACCGAAAAATATGGCAATGAACAAGTACTCGATGTGCTGAAACAAAATTTAATTTCCGAAGTAAAACCCCGCTCAGTACGGCTCAAACCTTCCAGCATTCCCCTGCAACATCCCATCGTACAGGCCGGTTTACAATTTAACCTGAGTACTTATGGTTCACCTACCACTTCTGACCAGGCTTTACTTAATATTCCTTCCCTGAAAATGGGGCCTGGTGATTCGGCTCGTTCTCACACGGCCAATGAATTTATCTACCTGGAAGAAATTGAAAAAGGAATAGATTTATATATCCGCTTATTAGAAAAAGTGATTATATAG
- a CDS encoding DUF6786 family protein — protein MQAFLAAKKIRKEVMKQIIYLAFLYLSVVSCRTSIKTEERTELTGTKIALASKGTFGYDLAFLQEYDSVIVLSNPAQQAQIIVSPRLQGRVMTSTSQGSDGKSYGWVNYELIASRAFQPHINAFGGEDRFWLGPEGGQFSIFFKKGDPFDLTHWQTPVAVDTESFQVISHSPDRVQLRKDMEVQNYSGASFQLRVNRSVRLLSEIDISKLLAYSLTDSIKAVGFESDNRITNIGTQAWEPSSGLVSVWILGMFRPSPATTIIIPIKEGSEQELGPPVNDRYFGKVPDDRLDVQGKVLYFKGDGQQRGKIGVPFNRAKPMLGSYDAQQGILTIVQFNLPETPSTYVNSLWEIQKDPFSGDVINSYNDGPAEPGAKPMGPFYELETSSPAAALAPGRSLSHVHRTFHFEGPMEELDKLCQATLGVPLQEVVKALL, from the coding sequence ATGCAGGCATTTCTGGCTGCAAAAAAGATCAGAAAAGAAGTAATGAAACAAATTATTTACTTAGCCTTTCTTTATTTAAGTGTAGTATCATGCCGCACAAGTATAAAAACCGAAGAACGTACCGAATTGACCGGAACAAAAATAGCTCTAGCTTCTAAAGGAACCTTTGGATATGACCTGGCTTTTCTGCAAGAATATGACAGCGTAATTGTTCTGTCGAATCCTGCTCAGCAAGCCCAGATTATCGTTTCGCCCAGGTTGCAGGGACGGGTAATGACCAGTACTTCTCAAGGCTCAGATGGGAAAAGTTATGGCTGGGTTAATTATGAATTAATTGCCTCCCGTGCGTTTCAGCCCCACATCAATGCCTTCGGCGGCGAAGACCGCTTCTGGCTCGGTCCGGAAGGCGGACAATTCTCTATATTTTTCAAAAAAGGCGACCCCTTCGACCTTACTCATTGGCAAACACCGGTAGCTGTAGATACAGAGTCTTTTCAAGTGATTTCCCATTCTCCCGACCGGGTTCAGTTAAGAAAAGACATGGAAGTTCAAAATTACTCTGGTGCTTCCTTTCAGTTAAGGGTAAACCGGAGTGTACGGCTGCTTTCAGAAATAGATATTAGCAAGCTCCTCGCCTATAGCCTGACTGATTCTATTAAAGCAGTTGGTTTTGAGTCAGATAACCGTATCACCAATATAGGAACACAAGCCTGGGAGCCATCCAGCGGATTAGTATCAGTATGGATACTGGGCATGTTCCGGCCATCTCCGGCCACTACAATCATTATTCCCATTAAGGAAGGTTCAGAACAGGAATTAGGTCCTCCGGTAAATGACAGGTATTTTGGTAAAGTACCCGACGACCGGCTAGATGTGCAGGGAAAAGTATTGTATTTCAAAGGGGATGGGCAGCAAAGAGGCAAGATTGGCGTTCCTTTTAATCGGGCAAAACCGATGCTGGGCAGCTATGATGCCCAGCAGGGAATTCTTACTATTGTTCAGTTCAATCTGCCTGAAACGCCGAGCACCTATGTTAATTCTTTATGGGAGATTCAAAAGGATCCCTTCTCTGGCGATGTAATTAACTCTTATAATGATGGTCCGGCAGAACCCGGCGCAAAACCAATGGGGCCATTTTATGAACTGGAAACTTCCTCTCCGGCAGCGGCTCTTGCACCAGGCCGCAGTCTTTCACATGTTCACCGTACCTTTCACTTTGAAGGCCCTATGGAAGAATTAGACAAGCTCTGCCAGGCTACTTTAGGTGTGCCTTTACAGGAAGTAGTAAAAGCCCTTTTGTAA
- a CDS encoding cysteine hydrolase family protein has translation MNNTHAFLIIDAQYDFCHPQGALFVPGAQEDMQRLNKLITRHISAIDYICVTLDTHPVNDISHPAFWKDAQGHFPPPFTQINSADIEHGKWIPRFHVAEAIQYVKALEKQGEFPHFIWPEHCLAGSKGAALEENIQQAVHDWAVTTGKNYEAVIKGTNPLTEHFGIFMAQIPMEGNPETQLNRRLIDTLSQYDHIYLAGEARSHCVATSLKQVLIHAPALAQKMIIVEDCMSDVTGLGYLGAPIYEEARKKGLRFAKASELVLE, from the coding sequence ATGAATAATACACATGCTTTTTTGATTATTGATGCCCAGTATGACTTTTGTCATCCACAGGGAGCGCTTTTTGTGCCTGGCGCTCAGGAAGATATGCAGCGGTTAAATAAACTCATTACCCGGCATATTTCTGCCATCGATTATATCTGTGTTACCCTGGATACCCATCCTGTAAATGACATATCACATCCTGCTTTCTGGAAAGATGCACAGGGACATTTTCCTCCCCCCTTTACGCAAATTAATTCAGCCGATATTGAACATGGAAAATGGATTCCCAGGTTTCATGTAGCGGAAGCCATTCAATACGTAAAAGCATTGGAAAAACAAGGTGAATTTCCTCATTTCATTTGGCCGGAACACTGTCTGGCTGGTTCAAAGGGAGCGGCTTTGGAAGAAAATATTCAGCAGGCTGTGCATGACTGGGCGGTTACCACCGGAAAAAATTACGAAGCGGTCATCAAAGGCACCAATCCTTTAACCGAACATTTTGGTATTTTTATGGCCCAAATTCCTATGGAAGGAAATCCGGAAACGCAATTGAACCGCCGGTTAATTGATACCCTCAGCCAGTATGACCATATTTATCTGGCTGGAGAAGCCAGATCGCATTGTGTGGCTACCAGTCTGAAACAAGTGCTGATTCATGCGCCGGCTTTAGCGCAGAAAATGATTATTGTAGAGGATTGTATGTCGGATGTAACTGGCCTGGGATATCTGGGAGCGCCTATTTATGAGGAAGCCAGAAAAAAAGGTTTGCGTTTTGCCAAAGCCAGTGAACTGGTGCTGGAATAA
- a CDS encoding GNAT family N-acetyltransferase, with the protein MAETQFGEYLISTDKSRLDIGCIHDFLSNHSYWAKGIPIETVRRSIEHCMAFGVYHGRQQVGFARVISDNTTFAYLGDVFIVEEHRKKGLSKALVRFILAQPEFGGLRRFLLATRDAHSLYASFGFEPLKNPESFMNIHHPNVYADNGQ; encoded by the coding sequence ATGGCAGAAACTCAATTCGGCGAATATCTCATCAGTACCGATAAATCCCGGCTGGACATCGGTTGTATTCATGATTTTCTCAGCAATCATTCTTACTGGGCAAAAGGGATTCCTATAGAAACCGTGCGGAGATCAATTGAGCATTGCATGGCATTTGGAGTATACCATGGCAGGCAGCAGGTAGGATTTGCCAGAGTTATTTCTGATAATACTACGTTTGCCTACCTGGGCGATGTTTTTATTGTGGAGGAGCATCGCAAAAAAGGGCTTTCAAAGGCGCTTGTCCGGTTTATTCTGGCACAGCCTGAATTTGGGGGCTTACGGCGTTTTCTGCTGGCCACCAGAGATGCCCATTCTTTGTATGCTTCATTTGGGTTTGAGCCTTTAAAAAATCCGGAATCTTTTATGAACATCCACCATCCAAATGTGTATGCTGACAATGGGCAGTAG